One region of Eurosta solidaginis isolate ZX-2024a chromosome X, ASM4086904v1, whole genome shotgun sequence genomic DNA includes:
- the LOC137234504 gene encoding uncharacterized protein encodes MLLARTICDEVVVESSLYIKPKVNMRPQVRRVRSIPFDMPLTSASLLEHIRVKRVLKYQSLPPQYGQSQATANAAAHDIKYVRYGTNTAASNAGAQAFNTFGPNGSFGAFSAGTISQATQMGPLGVQNSVGASLSQTYTLPNGQTINFASTNSFANGPFGNNANSRGSSVAVSKLKVVACKGDQHSFVGGYIFEGFHNYGLSATEVDADQLITMMKHCLNELPIDKPKMLPGAYTPLVILELIALGVDIFDTAM; translated from the exons ATGTTGTTAGCGAGGACAATATGCGATGAGGTAGTCGTCGAATCTTCGCTTTATATCAAACCAAAGGTAAATATGAGACCTCAAGTACGTCGTGTACGTAGTATACCCTTTGATATGCCTTTGACTAGCGCTTCATTGCTAGAACATATACGTGTTAAGCGCGTACTAAAATATCAATCACTTCCACCTCAATATGGACAGTCACAGGCTACAGCAAATGCTGCTGCGCATGATATCAAATACGTACGCTACGGTACAAATACTGCAGCATCAAACGCTGGGGCACAGGCATTTAATACATTCGGTCCAAATGGTTCATTTGGTGCATTTTCAGCTGGTACAATATCGCAAGCCACCCAGATGGGCCCATTAGGAGTACAAAACTCTGTTGGCGCATCGTTGAGTCAAACGTATACTCTACCAAATGGACAAACAATTAACTTTGCCAGCACGAATAGTTTTGCTAATGGACCATTTGGTAATAACGCCAATAGTCGCGGATCTTCGGTAGCTGTTAGTAAACTTAAAGTCGTAGCG TGTAAAGGGGATCAGCATAGCTTTGTTGGAGGCTACATTTTTGAAGGTTTTCATAACTATGGTTTAAGCGCCACAGAAGTAGATGCTGATCAATTAATTACAATGATGAAACATTGCTTAAATGAACTGCCTATTGATAAACCAAAAATGTTGCCAGGCGCTTATACGCCTCTTGTGATTTTGGAACTTATTGCGCTGGGTGTGGATATTTTTGATACAGCCATGTAA